One window of the Carassius auratus strain Wakin chromosome 20, ASM336829v1, whole genome shotgun sequence genome contains the following:
- the LOC113037750 gene encoding BTB/POZ domain-containing protein KCTD1-like isoform X2, protein MFQENRSNSVGMSSRPILAHSPVSPLGTAGIPTPAQLTKANAPVHIDVGGHMYTSSLATLSKYPESRIGRLFDGTEPIVLDSLKQHYFIDRDGHMFRYILNFLRTSKLLIPDDFKDYSLLYEEARYFQLQPLQAELERWRSEQDSRYTSRLCECVVVRVAPELGERITLSGDKALIEDIFPEIGDVMCNSVNAGWNHDSTHVIRFPLNGYCHLNSVQVLERLQQRGFDIAASCGGGVDSTQFSEYVLRREIKRSHRGVTTSVIRIKQEPLD, encoded by the exons GAGAATCGCAGCAACAGTGTGGGCATGTCGTCTCGGCCGATCTTGGCACATTCGCCGGTGTCCCCGCTGGGTACAGCTGGCATCCCCACACCCGCACAGCTCACAAAGGCCAACGCGCCGGTCCACATTGATGTAGGGGGTCACATGTATACCAGCAGCCTGGCCACATTATCCAAATACCCAGAGTCCAG GATTGGTCGTTTGTTTGATGGCACGGAGCCCATTGTATTGGACAGCCTGAAGCAGCATTATTTTATAGATCGCGATGGACACATGTTCCGCTACATATTAAACTTCCTCAGGACCTCAAAACTGCTCATCCCAGATGACTTTAAG gATTACTCTCTGCTGTACGAGGAGGCCCGATATTTCCAGCTGCAGCCCCTGCAGGCTGAGCTGGAGCGCTGGCGGTCGGAGCAGGACTCTAGGTACACATCacgcctgtgtgagtgtgtggtagTGCGCGTGGCCCCCGAGCTGGGAGAGAGGATAACACTCAGTGGCGATAAAGCCCTCATCGAGGACATCTTCCCAGAGATAGGAGACGTCATGTGCAACTCCGTCAACGCAGGCTGGAACCACGATTCCACTCACGTCATACGCTTTCCTCTAAACGGATACTGCCACCTCAACTCTGTACAG GTTCTGGAGCGACTGCAGCAAAGAGGTTTCGATATTGCTGCTTCTTGTGGAGGTGGTGTGGACTCAACCCAGTTCAGTGAGTACGTTCTGAGGAGAGAGATCAAACGAAGTCACCGTGGGGTCACGACCTCCGTCATTCGAATCAAACAGGAACCGCTGGATTAG
- the taf4b gene encoding transcription initiation factor TFIID subunit 4 isoform X1, which translates to MSETSVSDKLDNDQSRAPTENEEINNNTPKSNIEESLEISQTTFDKKKEVSDSNANANTSENSKPDVASNDGEGEQPKPKTDTDLSNTANVSLRPVTVKSSASSEAAPKVIAGPAQVRSTTPVVIGARVVTSNVQGPGATSLALAPQPGRVSVSSVAISQPRVTTLTTAKGAVLTLPRISTPSQSVPMTRTPQTVPLQLPANFQVPQGMVLIRSDSGQLMLVSQQALAQAQGMLPKPASANASAIVRPPSSQATVTTTPIIRVSFPPSSASATTNIKLNPTTGTAVQKPPSATGTAIFTPSCTAGATIIKPAGVIRTAIRKPSSTMGPVIKASQMTPNSSTPGTFNQRTNSVTATTIINTSAVKSGGKGALSTQGNAPRMTSPNVPARSSTNTSSTPVTVTAETLENVKKCKNFLVTLMKLASSGTRSANMAQNVKALVKALLDGKLEAEEFTEKLYMELKSSPQPYLVPFLKRSLPAVRQLTPNSQLFIQQCDQLKPSDSTPTKAANQKSTASLSSSLKPNQPTRMAQLVIQQPKGVIVKQSLTSAQTSLPALNQTQPKQMLIQTNANAAGAVRRQSILQASKTHFSQPLLPAQPHGFKDSTSGSFRDDDDINDVASMAGVNLSEENARILASGSELVGSVIRSCQEEPFLFPSALQSRVLQIGGSLSITEVCPDVLELLSLATQERLRDLLEKITIVAQHRQISYKSQMCVSSYSNVSCGEDDWRYSQTNDTRSQLKFLEQLERLEKQRREEEEREALLRIARSRSNSEDPEQQRLKQRAKEMQQLELAQMEHRDANLAALAALGPRKRKSLEAPGSGANQLLGSCGQFATRAPVRITLRDLTFCMEQDPTFRHTLMLYRAFLG; encoded by the exons ATGTCGGAAACATCGGTTTCAGATAAATTAGACAATGATCAGTCTCGCGCGCCAACAGAAAACGAAGAAATCAACAACAACACTCCAAAAAGCAACATTGAGGAGTCTTTGGAAATTTCACAAACCACATTTGACAAGAAAAAAGAGGTTTCAGACTCAAACGCTAATGCTAACACCTCTGAAAACAGCAAACCAGATGTAGCTTCTAATGATGGGGAAGGAGAACAGCCAAAACCAAAGACAGATACTGATTTATCAAACACTGCTAACGTTAGTCTGCGGCCTGTAACCGTTAAGAGCTCCGCCTCATCTGAAGCTGCCCCAAAGGTCATAGCAGGCCCTGCACAGGTCAGATCCACCACACCAGTGGTTATAGGGGCCAGGGTGGTGACATCTAATGTTCAGGGACCCGGGGCCACCAGTTTGGCACTGGCTCCTCAGCCTGGAAGGGTCTCTGTTAGCTCTGTAGCCATAAGCCAGCCCAGGGTCACCACACTGACCACAGCCAAAGGGGCAGTCTTGACATTGCCAAGGATTTCCACCCCATCACAAAGTGTACCAATGACACGCACCCCTCAGactgtgccactgcagctgcctGCCAACTTCCAGGTACCACAAG GAATGGTGTTAATCCGCAGTGACAGCGGGCAGTTGATGTTGGTATCTCAGCAGGCTCTGGCCCAGGCTCAGGGAATGCTGCCAAAACCAGCCAGTGCCAATGCCTCTGCTATAGTTAGACCCCCATCCTCACAG gcaACTGTAACCACTACACCAATCATCAGAGTTTCTTTTCCACCTTCCAGTGCATCAGCTACTACCAATATTAAACTTAACCCCACTACAGGGACTGCCGTTCAGAAACCACCCTCCGCTACAGGAACTGCAATTTTCACGCCATCATGTACAGCAGGAGCTACCATCATTAAACCAGCCGGTGTTATAAGGACGGCTATCAGGAAGCCCAGTTCTACCATGGGGCCTGTTATCAAAGCCAGTCAAATGACTCCAAACAGCAGCACACCGGGGACCTTTAACCAGAGGACTAATTCTGTCACTGCAACTACCATAATTAATACCTCTGCTGTAAAG TCTGGTGGCAAGGGTGCTCTCTCCACCCAGGGTAATGCCCCACGTATGACGTCCCCTAATGTACCAGCCAGATCCAGCACGAACACATCATCAACCCCAGTCACTGTTACAGCT GAGACCTTGGAGAATGTGAAGAAGTGTAAAAACTTTCTGGTCACTCTTATGAAGCTGGCATCGAGTGGCACACGCTCGGCCAACATGGCTCAGAACGTCAAAGCTCTTGTCAAAGCCCTGCTG GATGGGAAACTAGAGGCAGAGGAGTTTACTGAAAAACTCTACATGGAGCTCAAGTCATCCCCTCAGCCATATCTAGTGCCTTTCCTGAAG AGGAGCCTGCCAGCTGTCCGTCAGCTCACCCCAAACTCGCAGCTCTTCATTCAGCAGTGCGACCAACTCAAGCCCTCAGATTCGACACCAACCAAGGCCGCAAACCAGAAGTCCACTGCGTCTCTCAGCTCCTCCCTCAAGCCCAACCAGCCAACCAGAATGGCTCAGCTG GTGATCCAGCAACCTAAAGGAGTAATCGTCAAACAGTCTTTGACGTCAGCTCAGACAAGTTTACCTGCACTGAACCAAACTCAACCCAAACAGATGCTCATTCAAACCAATGCTAACGCAGCAG GTGCTGTTCGGCGGCAGTCCATCCTTCAGGCATCTAAAACACACTTTTCCCAACCACTCCTTCCAGCGCAACCACACGGCTTCAAGGACAGCACCTCGGGCTCTTTCCG AGATGATGATGACATTAATGATGTGGCTTCCATGGCCGGCGTGAACCTGAGTGAGGAGAATGCTCGTATTTTGGCCTCTGGCTCCGAGCTTGTGGGATCAGTGATCCGCTCCTGTCAAGAGGAGCCCTTTTTATTCCCATCAGCCCTTCAGTCACGAGTGCTGCAGATAG GTGGATCTTTGAGCATCACAGAGGTCTGTCCTGATGTCCTTGAACTGCTCTCTCTTGCTACACAAGAGAGGCTTCGGGACCTGCTGGAGAAGATAACCATTGTAGCACAGCATCGACAGATTTCTTATAAG TCTCAAATGTGTGTCTCGTCGTACTCTAATGTTTCCTGTGGTGAGGATGATTGGCGTTACAGTCAGACCAATGACACGCGCTCTCAGCTGAAGTTCCTGGAGCAGCTGGAAAGACTGGAGAAACAGAGGAGGGAGGAAGAGGAGCGAGAAGCCCTGCTCCGCATTGCCCGG AGTCGCTCAAACAGTGAAGACCCAGAGCAACAGCGTCTGAAACAGCGAGCCAAAGAG ATGCAGCAGTTGGAGTTGGCACAGATGGAGCACAGAGATGCAAATTTGGCAGCGCTGGCAGCCCTGGGGCCACGTAAGAGGAAATCTCTGGAGGCTCCCGGCTCAGGGGCCAACCAG TTGTTAGGTTCATGTGGGCAGTTTGCTACTCGAGCACCGGTTCGAATCACTTTGAGAGATCTGACCTTCTGCATGGAGCAAGACCCCACATTCAGACACACTCTCATGCTGTATAGAGCATTTCTAGGCTAG
- the taf4b gene encoding transcription initiation factor TFIID subunit 4 isoform X2 — MSETSVSDKLDNDQSRAPTENEEINNNTPKSNIEESLEISQTTFDKKKEVSDSNANANTSENSKPDVASNDGEGEQPKPKTDTDLSNTANVSLRPVTVKSSASSEAAPKVIAGPAQVRSTTPVVIGARVVTSNVQGPGATSLALAPQPGRVSVSSVAISQPRVTTLTTAKGAVLTLPRISTPSQSVPMTRTPQTVPLQLPANFQVPQGMVLIRSDSGQLMLVSQQALAQAQGMLPKPASANASAIVRPPSSQATVTTTPIIRVSFPPSSASATTNIKLNPTTGTAVQKPPSATGTAIFTPSCTAGATIIKPAGVIRTAIRKPSSTMGPVIKASQMTPNSSTPGTFNQRTNSVTATTIINTSAVKSGGKGALSTQGNAPRMTSPNVPARSSTNTSSTPVTVTAETLENVKKCKNFLVTLMKLASSGTRSANMAQNVKALVKALLDGKLEAEEFTEKLYMELKSSPQPYLVPFLKRSLPAVRQLTPNSQLFIQQCDQLKPSDSTPTKAANQKSTASLSSSLKPNQPTRMAQLVIQQPKGVIVKQSLTSAQTSLPALNQTQPKQMLIQTNANAAGAVRRQSILQASKTHFSQPLLPAQPHGFKDSTSGSFRDDDDINDVASMAGVNLSEENARILASGSELVGSVIRSCQEEPFLFPSALQSRVLQIGGSLSITEVCPDVLELLSLATQERLRDLLEKITIVAQHRQISYKDDWRYSQTNDTRSQLKFLEQLERLEKQRREEEEREALLRIARSRSNSEDPEQQRLKQRAKEMQQLELAQMEHRDANLAALAALGPRKRKSLEAPGSGANQLLGSCGQFATRAPVRITLRDLTFCMEQDPTFRHTLMLYRAFLG; from the exons ATGTCGGAAACATCGGTTTCAGATAAATTAGACAATGATCAGTCTCGCGCGCCAACAGAAAACGAAGAAATCAACAACAACACTCCAAAAAGCAACATTGAGGAGTCTTTGGAAATTTCACAAACCACATTTGACAAGAAAAAAGAGGTTTCAGACTCAAACGCTAATGCTAACACCTCTGAAAACAGCAAACCAGATGTAGCTTCTAATGATGGGGAAGGAGAACAGCCAAAACCAAAGACAGATACTGATTTATCAAACACTGCTAACGTTAGTCTGCGGCCTGTAACCGTTAAGAGCTCCGCCTCATCTGAAGCTGCCCCAAAGGTCATAGCAGGCCCTGCACAGGTCAGATCCACCACACCAGTGGTTATAGGGGCCAGGGTGGTGACATCTAATGTTCAGGGACCCGGGGCCACCAGTTTGGCACTGGCTCCTCAGCCTGGAAGGGTCTCTGTTAGCTCTGTAGCCATAAGCCAGCCCAGGGTCACCACACTGACCACAGCCAAAGGGGCAGTCTTGACATTGCCAAGGATTTCCACCCCATCACAAAGTGTACCAATGACACGCACCCCTCAGactgtgccactgcagctgcctGCCAACTTCCAGGTACCACAAG GAATGGTGTTAATCCGCAGTGACAGCGGGCAGTTGATGTTGGTATCTCAGCAGGCTCTGGCCCAGGCTCAGGGAATGCTGCCAAAACCAGCCAGTGCCAATGCCTCTGCTATAGTTAGACCCCCATCCTCACAG gcaACTGTAACCACTACACCAATCATCAGAGTTTCTTTTCCACCTTCCAGTGCATCAGCTACTACCAATATTAAACTTAACCCCACTACAGGGACTGCCGTTCAGAAACCACCCTCCGCTACAGGAACTGCAATTTTCACGCCATCATGTACAGCAGGAGCTACCATCATTAAACCAGCCGGTGTTATAAGGACGGCTATCAGGAAGCCCAGTTCTACCATGGGGCCTGTTATCAAAGCCAGTCAAATGACTCCAAACAGCAGCACACCGGGGACCTTTAACCAGAGGACTAATTCTGTCACTGCAACTACCATAATTAATACCTCTGCTGTAAAG TCTGGTGGCAAGGGTGCTCTCTCCACCCAGGGTAATGCCCCACGTATGACGTCCCCTAATGTACCAGCCAGATCCAGCACGAACACATCATCAACCCCAGTCACTGTTACAGCT GAGACCTTGGAGAATGTGAAGAAGTGTAAAAACTTTCTGGTCACTCTTATGAAGCTGGCATCGAGTGGCACACGCTCGGCCAACATGGCTCAGAACGTCAAAGCTCTTGTCAAAGCCCTGCTG GATGGGAAACTAGAGGCAGAGGAGTTTACTGAAAAACTCTACATGGAGCTCAAGTCATCCCCTCAGCCATATCTAGTGCCTTTCCTGAAG AGGAGCCTGCCAGCTGTCCGTCAGCTCACCCCAAACTCGCAGCTCTTCATTCAGCAGTGCGACCAACTCAAGCCCTCAGATTCGACACCAACCAAGGCCGCAAACCAGAAGTCCACTGCGTCTCTCAGCTCCTCCCTCAAGCCCAACCAGCCAACCAGAATGGCTCAGCTG GTGATCCAGCAACCTAAAGGAGTAATCGTCAAACAGTCTTTGACGTCAGCTCAGACAAGTTTACCTGCACTGAACCAAACTCAACCCAAACAGATGCTCATTCAAACCAATGCTAACGCAGCAG GTGCTGTTCGGCGGCAGTCCATCCTTCAGGCATCTAAAACACACTTTTCCCAACCACTCCTTCCAGCGCAACCACACGGCTTCAAGGACAGCACCTCGGGCTCTTTCCG AGATGATGATGACATTAATGATGTGGCTTCCATGGCCGGCGTGAACCTGAGTGAGGAGAATGCTCGTATTTTGGCCTCTGGCTCCGAGCTTGTGGGATCAGTGATCCGCTCCTGTCAAGAGGAGCCCTTTTTATTCCCATCAGCCCTTCAGTCACGAGTGCTGCAGATAG GTGGATCTTTGAGCATCACAGAGGTCTGTCCTGATGTCCTTGAACTGCTCTCTCTTGCTACACAAGAGAGGCTTCGGGACCTGCTGGAGAAGATAACCATTGTAGCACAGCATCGACAGATTTCTTATAAG GATGATTGGCGTTACAGTCAGACCAATGACACGCGCTCTCAGCTGAAGTTCCTGGAGCAGCTGGAAAGACTGGAGAAACAGAGGAGGGAGGAAGAGGAGCGAGAAGCCCTGCTCCGCATTGCCCGG AGTCGCTCAAACAGTGAAGACCCAGAGCAACAGCGTCTGAAACAGCGAGCCAAAGAG ATGCAGCAGTTGGAGTTGGCACAGATGGAGCACAGAGATGCAAATTTGGCAGCGCTGGCAGCCCTGGGGCCACGTAAGAGGAAATCTCTGGAGGCTCCCGGCTCAGGGGCCAACCAG TTGTTAGGTTCATGTGGGCAGTTTGCTACTCGAGCACCGGTTCGAATCACTTTGAGAGATCTGACCTTCTGCATGGAGCAAGACCCCACATTCAGACACACTCTCATGCTGTATAGAGCATTTCTAGGCTAG
- the LOC113037774 gene encoding proteasome subunit alpha type-7: MAARYDRAITVFSPDGHLFQVEYAQEAVKKGSTAVGIRGKDIVVLGVEKKSVAKLQEERTVRKICALDEHVCMAFAGLTADARIVINRARVECQSHRLTVEDPVTVEYITRYIATLKQRYTQSNGRRPFGISALIVGFDFDGTPRLYQTDPSGTYHAWKANAIGRSAKTVREFLEKNYTDEAIASDNDAIKLAIKALLEVVQSGGKNIELAVIRRNQPLKILESKEIETLVAEIEKEKEEEAEKKKQKKSS, translated from the exons ATGGCAGCTAGATATGACAGAGCTATAACAGTTTTTTCTCCCGACGGTCACCTGTTTCAGGTGGAATATGCTCAGGAAGCAGTAAAGAAGGGCTCCACAGCT GTTGGCATCAGGGGGAAGGATATTGTTGTCCTGGGTGTTGAGAAGAAGTCTGTGGCAAAGCTTCAGGAGGAGAGGACAGTCAGGAAGATCTGTGCTCTAGATGAGCATGTGTGCATGGCCTTTGCAG GTCTGACTGCAGATGCCAGGATTGTCATAAACCGAGCTAGAGTAGAGTGCCAGAGCCACAGACTGACAGTGGAGGACCCCGTGACCGTGGAGTACATCACCCGCTACATCGCCACACTCAAACAG CGCTACACTCAAAGCAACGGACGCCGTCCCTTTGGTATCTCAGCCCTGATCGTTGGTTTTGACTTTGATGGGACTCCACGTCTATATCAGACGGACCCCTCTGGAACATACCACGCATGGAAG GCAAACGCTATCGGACGCAGTGCAAAGACGGTAAGGgagtttttggagaaaaactacACAGATGAAGCCATCGCGAGTGATAACGATGCCATCAAGCTGGCCATCAAAGCCTTACTAGAG GTTGTGCAATCTGGGGGCAAGAACATCGAGCTGGCTGTGATCCGAAGAAACCAGCCCCTAAAG ATTCTGGAGTCCAAAGAAATCGAGACGCTGGTTGCCGAAATAGAaaaggagaaagaggaggaggcggagaagaagaagcagaagaagtCTTCATAA